In Neoarius graeffei isolate fNeoGra1 chromosome 9, fNeoGra1.pri, whole genome shotgun sequence, one genomic interval encodes:
- the nfe2l2a gene encoding nuclear factor erythroid 2-related factor 2a: MMEIELPKVHPSQQDMDLIDILWRQDIDLGAGREVFDFSYRQKEVQLQRQKELEEEERQQKVREQEKALLAQLQLDEETGEFVPRPTSTNNALTQTNTVPAEITQNVAFTEEDGDAMSFDECMQLLAETFPLVEPAEPAAPCLDPSIPPCTDSTHLMMPGEIPMLTQNPLLPGPLDQTWMDLQHCLNIQEILDMPGYVNPAQPANVQDSNYSQYLPKLSDVTTGTVDMCSPEFMNTYDGAFSNVNQMSMKTPDINERFGPDEFCDMFYPDLEAKVNSASLPCEGGNTDGQLDELQNAPLLKPMDLHSLSPGNFSTEKIEDMAEFPDSDSGVSLDTSPKTSSPGKSQHGDGSVGFSDSDMDEMESGPGSMESDYAEMFPLLFQSDSPQQSLLEKSGITQTQEETVKQPKTEQAEASGYSKQPFTKDKQKKHSEARLSRDEERARALQIPFPVDVIINLPVDDFNEMMAKHQLNEAQLALVRDIRRRGKNKVAAQNCRKRKMENIMGLEYELDSLKEEKERLMKEKSKNSSSLREMKQQLSSLYLEVFSMLKDEQGKPYSPNDYSLQQTSDGTVFLVPRIKKTLVKSN, encoded by the exons GATATGGATCTGATTGATATCCTGTGGAGGCAGGATATAGACCTGGgagcaggcagagaggtgtttgaCTTCAGCTACAGACAGAAGGAGGTGCAGCTGCAGCGGCAGAAGGagctggaggaggaggagagacagCAGAAAGTGAGGGAACAGGAGAAGGCACTTCTTGCCCAGCTACAGCTCGATGAAGAGACTGGAGAGTTTGTGCCTCGGCCCACGTCGACCAACAACGCTCTAACGCAGACTAACACTGTGCCTGCTGAaatcacacag aatgtggcATTCACAGAAGAGGATGGAGACGCCATGTCATTTGACGAGTGCATGCAGCTGCTGGCAGAGACGTTTCCTCTAGTGGAGCCAGCAGAG cctgctGCTCCTTGTCTGGATCCCTCCATTCCTCCCTGCACAGACAGCACCCATCTCATGATGCCTGGAGAAATACCCATGCTAACCCAGAATCCCCTGCTGCCAGGACCCCTGGACCAGACCTGGATGGATCTACAA cacTGCCTGAACATTCAGGAGATCCTGGATATGCCTGGATATGTAAACCCTGCCCAGCCCGCCAATGTCCAGGATTCCAACTACAGCCAGTATCTGCCTAAACTAAGTGACGTCACCACTGGCACTGTTGATATGTGCTCTCCTGAATTCATGAACACGTATGACGGGGCTTTTAGTAATGTTAATCAGATGAGCATGAAAACCCCAGACATAAATGAACGCTTTGGACCAGATGAATTCTGCGACATGTTCTACCCTGATCTGGAGGCTAAAGTGAACAGTGCATCTCTTCCTTGTGAAGGGGGAAACACAGATGGACAGCTGGATGAGCTCCAAAATGCTCCTTTGCTCAAACCTATGGACCTGCATAGCCTGTCTCCTGGAAACTTCAGCACAGAAAAAATTGAAGACATGGCTGAATTCCCAGATTCAGATTCTGGTGTGTCCCTTGATACCAGTCCGAAAACAAGCTCTCCCGGAAAGTCCCAGCATGGCGATGGCTCTGTTGGATTCAGTGACTCAGACATGGATGAGATGGAGAGTGGCCCTGGGAGCATGGAATCTGATTATGCTGAGATGTTTCCTCTGCTGTTCCAGAGTGACAGCCCTCAACAGTCACTTCTGGAAAAATCCGGAATAACTCAGACACAGGAGGAGACTGTTAAACAACCGAAGACTGAGCAGGCAGAGGCGAGTGGATACTCTAAGCAACCCTTCACCAAAGACAAGCAGAAAAAGCACTCGGAAGCACGGCTCTCGCGTGACGAGGAGAGAGCAAGAGCCTTGCAGATCCCATTTCCTGTGGACGTGATCATCAACCTGCCAGTGGACGACTTTAACGAGATGATGGCCAAGCACCAGTTGAACGAGGCACAGCTCGCACTTGTGCGTGACATTCGCCGGCGTGGCAAGAACAAGGTAGCAGCGCAAAATTGTCGCAAGCGCAAGATGGAGAATATCATGGGCCTGGAGTACGAGCTGGACTCGCTGAAGGAGGAGAAGGAGCGTCTGATGAAGGAGAAGAGCAAAAACAGCAGCAGTCTAAGAGAGATGAAGCAGCAGCTCAGCTCGTTGTATCTGGAGGTGTTCAGCATGCTGAAGGATGAGCAGGGAAAGCCCTACTCCCCTAACGACTACTCCCTTCAGCAGACATCAGATGGCACTGTCTTCCTTGTCCCTCGCATTAAAAAGACTCTTGTTAAGAGCAACtag